The Hypanus sabinus isolate sHypSab1 chromosome 3, sHypSab1.hap1, whole genome shotgun sequence genome contains a region encoding:
- the LOC132391482 gene encoding protocadherin-8-like, giving the protein MMTSETDKSTFTVPFPRHPFRRLLLLVLLTTPRADGLTAKYSISEEEPPGTVIGNLAADLQLEAAGSFRLMQKSNWSLVEVGESDGQLTVGGRIDREQLCRQQSGAEPCLLLFDVVNLSGDKFLLIRVEVRVRDINDHAPEFGRSELRVEISESSAPGTRVPLEAALDADVGANSLQKYRLSPSRPFALELRRGADGLAHAELVLVEALDRESQAELVLQLEAEDGGDPPRTGAALLRVRVLDSNDNGPAFERSSFAVELREDAPPGSLLLQLEAADPDLGLNGEVVYSFSPQLPAAVRRLFRLDAQTGRLSLAGPLDRESRASFQLEVRAHDRGVPPSAAAGCTVTVRVLDVNDNAPEIGIAPLAPGGGLAYISEAAAPGSLVALVSTSDRDSGANGRVSCSLSGHEHFELRPAYGSSHMVVTAAPLDRERAAQYNLTLLAEDLGAEPRRTVRTLTVRLTDENDNAPAFSRRLHRVSVLENNQAGTYLTTVVARDPDLAVNGRVTYRLLGPGSALASVDPASGAIYALRSFDRESLPEAQLLLQATDGGSPPLSSSATVLLTVADRNDNAPVITHPPPPGNGSSCVITLPRDGGAGYLATRVRARDADEGVNAKLSFRLLSGAQAGLFTIDSGSGEIKLGRRPLGLGPGALRLVVAVSDGGWPALSATATLQFAVAAAEADGGNAPLRPENRSWDTSLVVIVVLAGGCAALLMAIVLIATACGRVSKPVAWEEAQLPRGRFAVRVGAPGDGRYEGATAPELAGGGVKVFPTVGSHTATEPQHFSPTSGFGQTLHPVAIWQGKQFTFSKSELANQTQDRFSGKDSGKGDSDFNDSDSDISGIGLSKSNAPSQKQNGLRSCTSECKLLGHSDRCWNPSSQGPKSYSSTGTAEHLNTFGKSTSLPREHLRKDTYYQALLPKTAGLQSVYQKVTCNESETVTSVIVPQFHSVGLNNHSSRLISH; this is encoded by the exons ATGATGACCAGTGAAACAGACAAAAGTACATTTACTGTTCCATTCCCTCGACACCCTTTCCGCCGCCTCCTCCTCCTAGTACTTTTAACCACCCCGAGAGCCGACGGCTTAACAGCCAAGTACTCCATCTCCGAGGAGGAGCCGCCCGGCACCGTGATCGGAAACCTGGCGGCAGACCTGCAGCTGGAAGCGGCGGGCAGCTTCCGCCTGATGCAAAAGTCCAACTGGTCTCTGGTGGAAGTCGGCGAGAGCGACGGGCAGCTGACGGTCGGGGGCCGCATCGACCGGGAGCAACTGTGCCGCCAGCAGTCGGGAGCCGAGCCGTGCCTGTTGCTCTTCGACGTGGTGAACCTGTCCGGGGACAAGTTCCTGCTGATCCGCGTCGAGGTGCGAGTGCGGGACATCAACGACCACGCCCCCGAGTTCGGGCGCTCGGAGCTGCGGGTGGAAATCAGCGAGAGCTCGGCGCCGGGCACTCGCGTCCCGCTGGAGGCGGCTCTCGACGCCGACGTGGGCGCCAACTCGTTGCAGAAGTACCGGCTGTCGCCGAGCCGCCCTTTCGCGCTGGAGCTGCGCCGCGGCGCCGACGGACTCGCCCACGCCGAGCTGGTGCTGGTCGAGGCGCTGGACCGCGAGAGCCAGGCCGAGTTGGTGCTGCAGCTGGAGGCCGAGGACGGCGGCGACCCGCCGCGGACAGGGGCGGCCCTGCTCCGGGTCCGGGTGCTCGACTCCAACGACAACGGCCCGGCCTTCGAGCGCAGCTCGTTCGCGGTGGAGCTGCGGGAAGACGCGCCGCCCGGCTCGCTGCTGCTCCAGCTGGAGGCCGCCGACCCCGACCTGGGCCTCAACGGCGAGGTGGTCTACAGCTTCAGCCCGCAGCTGCCCGCTGCCGTCCGCCGCCTCTTCCGCCTCGACGCGCAGACGGGCCGGCTGAGCCTGGCCGGGCCGCTGGACCGAGAGAGCAGGGCGAGCTTCCAGCTGGAGGTGCGCGCCCACGACCGCGGGGTCCCGCCGAGCGCCGCCGCCGGCTGCACCGTCACCGTGCGCGTCCTCGACGTCAACGACAACGCGCCCGAGATCGGCATCGCGCCGCTGGCCCCGGGCGGCGGCCTGGCCTACATCAGCGAGGCGGCGGCGCCGGGCAGTCTGGTGGCGCTGGTCAGCACCTCGGACAGGGACTCGGGGGCCAACGGCCGCGTCTCCTGCTCGCTCTCCGGGCACGAGCACTTCGAGCTCCGGCCGGCCTACGGCTCCAGCCACATGGTGGTGACGGCGGCGCCGCTGGACCGGGAGCGGGCCGCCCAATACAACCTGACGCTGCTGGCCGAGGACCTGGGCGCCGAGCCGCGCCGCACCGTGCGCACCCTCACCGTGCGCCTGACCGACGAGAACGACAACGCGCCCGCCTTCTCCCGCCGCCTGCACCGAGTCTCCGTGCTGGAGAACAACCAGGCCGGCACCTACCTGACCACCGTGGTGGCCCGCGACCCCGACCTGGCCGTCAATGGCCGGGTCACCTACCGCTTGCTGGGACCCGGCTCGGCCCTGGCCTCGGTAGACCCGGCCAGCGGCGCCATCTACGCGCTGCGCTCCTTCGACCGCGAGTCGCTGCCCGAGGCCCAGCTCTTGCTGCAGGCCACCGACGGCGGTTCCCCGCCGCTCAGCAGCTCGGCCACCGTCCTCCTCACCGTGGCCGATCGCAACGACAACGCGCCGGTCATCACGCACCCGCCGCCGCCGGGCAACGGCTCGTCGTGCGTCATCACGCTCCCGCGCGACGGCGGCGCCGGTTACCTGGCAACGCGCGTGCGGGCCCGGGACGCCGACGAAGGGGTGAACGCGAAGCTGAGCTTCCGGCTGCTGAGCGGCGCCCAGGCCGGGCTCTTCACCATCGACAGCGGCAGCGGCGAAATCAAGCTGGGCCGCCGGCCGCTCGGGCTCGGGCCCGGGGCCCTGCGGCTTGTCGTGGCCGTCAGTGACGGCGGCTGGCCCGCCCTGTCCGCCACCGCCACTCTGCAGTTCGCGGTGGCGGCGGCCGAGGCTGACGGGGGCAACGCGCCGCTGCGGCCGGAGAACCGGAGCTGGGACACATCGTTAGTGGTCATCGTGGTGCTGGCAGGCGGCTGCGCGGCCCTACTCATGGCCATTGTCCTAATCGCCACAGCGTGCGGGAGAGTCAGCAAGCCGGTCGCGTGGGAGGAAGCCCAGCTACCGAGGGGCAGGTTCGCCGTGAGGGTCGGCGCCCCCGGAGACGGCCGATATGAAGGTGCCACGGCACCAGAGCTCGCCGGAGGCGGAGTGAAGGTGTTCCCGACCGTGGGGAGTCACACAGCCACCGAGCCGCAG CACTTCTCTCCCACCTCTGGGTTTGGCCAAACACTTCATCCCGTCGCAATCTGGCAAGGCAAACAGTTTACTTTCAGTAAAAG CGAACTTGCAAATCAAACTCAGGACAGATTCAGCGGAAAAGACAGTGGGAAAGGAGACAGTGACTTCAATGATAGTGACTCTGATATCAGCGGTATCGGCCTAAGCAAAAGCAATGCACCCAGTCAGAAGCAAAATG GTTTACGGTCCTGCACCAGTGAATGCAAGCTCCTTGGCCACTCGGATCGCTGCTGGAATCCATCTTCCCAAGGGCCAAAGTCTTATTCATCCACAGGCACAGCTGAACACCTCAACACTTTTGGGAAAAGCACTTCACTCCCACGTGAACACCTCCGAAAAGACACTTACTACCAAGCACTTCTACCAAAAACGGCAGGCCTGCAAAGTGTGTATCAGAAGGTCACCTGCAATGAATCAGAAACTGTAACATCTGTTATTGTACCACAATTTCATTCTGTGGGATTAAACAATCACAGCTCAAGATTAATATCTCATTGA